The genomic stretch CTCGGCCGCGGGGCTCCAAAAACTGATAACATCACTTGAGTCGACCACGATAAGGGCATCGTAAGACGCTTCGGCCATGGCTCGCATTCGCTCTTCACTTGCCTGCAGCGCTTCCTCGGCCCGCTTCCGCTCCGTGATATCCTGAACCGTTCCCATGGAGATATGCGGAAGAGATCCGCCAGGTTTGCAGGTTGTTTCGCCCCTGTCCTGAATATGCCGTATCTCGCCATCCGGCCGCATGATCCTATGATCCATTGAATAGCCGCAGCAGCCCTCCACAGATGGTTGAAAGGCCTCAAGAAACTTCGCCCTGTCTTCGGGAAGAACCATACTCAGAAAGCCTTCAAAAGAGGGAGTGAAGGTCTCCTTGGAAACACCGAAAATCCGATACGTTTCTTCCGACCACCAGACGGCTCCTGTGGTGTGATCAAAACGCCAACTACCGAGGTGTGCGATGGCCTGAGCCTGATTAAGGCTGTCTTGTGTTTGACGGATAATCGCGTTGTGCCTGCTGTTACGGTATGCCCCCAAAGACATGCCGAGGGCCAGTATCACTATGGCAGCATGCACGTACAACGAATATTCCGAGGAGGATGACCATCCCCCTTTAGGGGTAGCTACTATGATCCATGACCCGGCAGGGATATTAACGATCATCCGCACAGAGGTATCGCCGTCAAACAATACCGGGTCACCGTAAAAGATATCTCCTTCCCATCCTTTACCGTCCTTGCCCCGAATCCCGATATTCAAATCTGTGGAATCAAGCCCGACAGCCTGAAGGAGTTTATCCATATCGATAACGGATGAAACTATACCCCAGAAATCCTTTTCGCCATTACGATCCACAAACACCGGCGCCCGTCCAATGAGCCCCAGCCCTCCCTGGACCAGATTGACTGGACCGGCAACAACCATTTCGCCAGACTCCTTGGCTGCAAACGCCTGTTCCCACTGGCCTTTCAGTTTGCGATAATTCAATCCCAATATCTGCCTGTTGCCTTCCAGAGGATATACGAATTTCATGACGAAATCCGGAGCAGCGGTCATGTTCCTCAGGATGGAGCTTTCACTCAGCGCCTCTTTCGAGTACCGACTGAAAAGCTCCTGCCCAATATCGGGAACCATGCTGACGAAATTCGCCGTTCCTTCAATGATCAGCAGGTTGGATGTAACTTCCTTTTCTATCTTCGCCCGAAGGGTCGACAGCTCCTGGGTTACATCAACTATCTGTGTTTTTTTATGATTTTGAACAAGCTGATACTGTATCACACTGTCCAGCAGCGTAAATGAGATGATGATGAATAGTATCTTGAGTAGAATTTGTTTGTTCATAATTACAAAGCAATGTTGATTTCTTTATTTCAACACCTTGTCAAACCACCGACCTTACGAGCTATACTGCACCAGATTATCAAAATTTATCTATTAGAAATGTGACAAACAGGGTTCATGACACCATTGCATCTGCATCTAAAAAGGGAAAATTGTCTTCATTGAAGAAGCGAATCTGGACCGTATGGCCAGCTTGAGCCGCATCGTGCCGTTTACTGAAAGGATGGGTTTCCATTACGGCAGGTAGAGAGGCAGGGCAGAGCCAATTGCCAAAGAACAGCCATCCACAGCCAACCCTGCGAGCCCTGGCGATATTAGCGGGTCTCTGCCAGATACCCGAGTTCCCGGGACAAATCGTTGGTATCAACTGACTGATCATGCAACAGGTGGCCGAGTCGCATCATCTGCCCGACCGGGAATTCCTTGGCCCAACGATCATAGTAGCCGGAAAACCCATACATCCAGAGCATCTCGGATGCCTGCGTGAATAATTGGCGCGACAGGTCTTCCCAGGCCACCACAGACTGGATTTTCCAAACAGGGTGCTCGACCCCGCCGACTTCTCGTTTACCCTTGAATTCAACGGCTATATCCAGCATCCCGTCAGGCTTTGGGGTCACGGTCCAGTAGTAGAGCCACCCCTCGCCACCCCACTCAAACTCGATATGCCGGTAGTCCTCCTGCATGTCCGTGGGTGCGTCCAGAGTGTGCACATCGCACAGGCACAGGAATAAATCCTTAAGCGGTTCGGAAAAGGTGCTGTTCACGCTGAGATCGTAATGAGAGCCATTGTGGACAATGCGGCATTCCAACCATCCCGCCTTGACCTCGGTCAGAAAGATATCGAATTGATCTACGGACATAGGTACCCCTTTTTTACCGTTGACGGAGTGTACACGAAGACGCCAACGGAAGCAAAAGAAGTTAGCATTATCAATACGGGTTTGCGCAATACCCGACAGAGGATCAGCAGGGGGGTAACGAGGCCTTCACTTCGATCTTGAACTGGGACCCTTTGCCGAGCCGTGATTCAACGGTCAGACTGCCGCCCATGGCCCGGACAAATTCCGATACTATGGCCAATCCGATCCCTGTCCCACCATGACGTCTGTTACGTGAGCCATCGCCCTGACGGAAGGGCTCGAAGATATGTTCCATCTGCTCCTGACTCATGCCGATGCCCGTATCGCTCACAGTGATATGGATACTGCCCTGGCTGTCGCCTTCCTGTTCCCACACCGCCTCGACCAATACTCGGCCCTCGTCTGTGAACTTAACGCCGT from Pseudodesulfovibrio profundus encodes the following:
- a CDS encoding diguanylate cyclase translates to MNKQILLKILFIIISFTLLDSVIQYQLVQNHKKTQIVDVTQELSTLRAKIEKEVTSNLLIIEGTANFVSMVPDIGQELFSRYSKEALSESSILRNMTAAPDFVMKFVYPLEGNRQILGLNYRKLKGQWEQAFAAKESGEMVVAGPVNLVQGGLGLIGRAPVFVDRNGEKDFWGIVSSVIDMDKLLQAVGLDSTDLNIGIRGKDGKGWEGDIFYGDPVLFDGDTSVRMIVNIPAGSWIIVATPKGGWSSSSEYSLYVHAAIVILALGMSLGAYRNSRHNAIIRQTQDSLNQAQAIAHLGSWRFDHTTGAVWWSEETYRIFGVSKETFTPSFEGFLSMVLPEDRAKFLEAFQPSVEGCCGYSMDHRIMRPDGEIRHIQDRGETTCKPGGSLPHISMGTVQDITERKRAEEALQASEERMRAMAEASYDALIVVDSSDVISFWSPAAEQMFGWSRDEAIGQKMHKLISPKRYQKQAFEGLERFGGDGTGPIIGTVQEMTAVRRNGEEFPVERSVSAFKLGNSYMAVGSLRDISDRKKIESELKKYADRLTLASKAGGIGVWELNVQTNALHWDSQMFRLYGVQPGEFSGLYEAWRSRVHSEDLEQAEGSLQHAILTQALWDWEFRVVWPNKEVRHIKAAALVQADSNNRPEYLIGVNWGVTMARKQEEQLRLLATTDDMTKLLNRRRFMEMVEREFQRSSRYGNPFSFIMFDVDKFKNINDTYGHDVGDMVLKSIASTARTMVRDVDILGRIGGEEFAVGLPETDMSGAELLAEKLRVAMENKEVVLGDGTVISFTISLGVATLDASCSEVNMLMKHADIALYQAKENGRNRVEMYEPDKS